Proteins encoded in a region of the Onychostoma macrolepis isolate SWU-2019 chromosome 20, ASM1243209v1, whole genome shotgun sequence genome:
- the si:dkey-85n7.8 gene encoding COX8 domain-containing protein, whose translation MLTFLRGAVQRVTVCSARDIVQKRNSSIYNKPPKSKIGPGQSFFIMSVFAFALLAPAGWILHHIPEYRQRAKPPPS comes from the exons ATGCTGACCTTTCTGAGGGGAGCTGTGCAGCGGGTGACTGTCTGCAGTGCGAGGGATATTGTCCAGAAACGCAACTCCAGCATCTACAACAAACCACCCAAAAGCAAGATCGGACCTGGG CAAAGTTTTTTCATCATGTCTGTGTTTGCCTTTGCCCTCCTGGCCCCCGCTGGGTGGATTCTGCACCACATCCCAGAATATCGTCAGAGAGCCAAACCCCCACCATCTTGA